The Hemiscyllium ocellatum isolate sHemOce1 chromosome 17, sHemOce1.pat.X.cur, whole genome shotgun sequence genome has a segment encoding these proteins:
- the LOC132823686 gene encoding tubulin beta-3 chain yields MREIVHIQAGQCGNQIGAKFWEVISDEHGIDPSGNYVGDSDLQVERISVYYNEASSLKYVPRAILVDLEPGTMDSVRSGPFGHLFRPDNFIFGQSGAGNNWAKGHYTEGAELVDSVLDVVRKECENCDCLQGFQLTHSLGGGTGSGMGTLLISKVREEYPDRIMNTFSVVPSPKVSDTVVEPYNATLSIHQLVENTDETYCIDNEALYDICFRTLKLATPTYGDLNHLVSATMSGVTTSLRFPGQLNADLRKLAVNMVPFPRLHFFMPGFAPLTARGSQQYRALTVPELTQQMFDAKNMMAACDPRHGRYLTVATVFRGKMSMKEVDEQMLAIQSKNSSYFVEWIPNNVKVAVCDIPPRGLKMSSTFIGNSTAIQELFKRISEQFTAMFRRKAFLHWYTGEGMDEMEFTEAESNMNDLVSEYQQYQDATADEEGEMYEDDEEESEAQGPK; encoded by the exons ATGAGAGAGATTGTCCACATCCAGGCTGGCCAGTGTGGCAACCAGATTGGTGCCAAG TTTTGGGAGGTCATCAGTGACGAGCATGGAATTGACCCCAGTGGAAATTATGTGGGTGACTCAGACTTGCAAGTGGAGCGAATTAGTGTCTACTACAATGAAGCATCTT CTCTTAAATATGTACCCAGAGCCATTTTAGTGGATCTGGAACCAGGCACAATGGATAGTGTCCGATCAGGGCCCTTCGGACATCTTTTCAGACCAGACAATTTTATCTTTG GACAAAGTGGAGCTGGAAACAACTGGGCAAAGGGCCATTACACAGAAGGTGCAGAGTTGGTGGATTCAGTCCTTGATGTAGTAAGGAAAGAATGTGAAAATTGTGACTGTCTGCAAGGCTTTCAACTCACTCATTCCCTGGGTGGAGGCACAGGGTCTGGCATGGGAACCCTCCTTATTAGCAAAGTTCGTGAGGAATACCCTGACAGAATTATGAACACTTTCAGCGTTGTTCCTTCTCCAAAAGTTTCTGACACAGTGGTAGAACCATACAATGCGACTCTCTCAATCCACCAGCTTGTAGAAAACACAGATGAAACTTACTGCATAGATAATGAAGCGCTCTACGATATCTGCTTCAGGACCCTCAAACTTGCAACACCCACCTATGGAGACCTTAACCACTTGGTATCTGCTACCATGAGTGGGGTCACCACTTCCCTGAGGTTTCCTGGGCAGCTTAATGCCGATCTGAGGAAGCTTGCAGTGAATATGGTACCTTTCCCACGCCTACACTTCTTTATGCCAGGATTTGCTCCACTGACAGCCCGAGGAAGCCAGCAGTACAGAGCTTTGACTGTCCCAGAACTCACCCAGCAGATGTTTGATGCCAAAAATATGATGGCAGCTTGTGATCCTCGTCATGGTAGGTACCTGACAGTCGCCACTGTCTTCAGAGGCAAGATGtccatgaaggaagttgatgagCAAATGTTGGCTATCCAGAGCAAGAACAGCAGCTACTTTGTGGAATGGATCCCCAACAATGTTAAGGTGGCTGTTTGTGATATCCCACCCCGTGGACTTAAGATGTCCTCCACTTTCATTGGAAACAGCACTGCTATCCAGGAGCTTTTCAAACGCATCTCTGAACAGTTCACAGCTATGTTCCGCAGGAAGGCGTTCTTGCACTGGTACACTGGTGagggcatggatgagatggagttTACTGAAGCAGAAAGTAACATGAATGATCTTGTATCTGAATACCAACAGTACCAAGATGCCACAGCAGATGAAGAAGGAGAGATGTATGAGGATGACGAGGAAGAATCTGAAGCACAAGGTCCAAAGTGA